The Euwallacea similis isolate ESF13 chromosome 35, ESF131.1, whole genome shotgun sequence genome has a segment encoding these proteins:
- the Atg6 gene encoding beclin-1-like protein, whose protein sequence is MAEDKVYVSFTCQRCSQSLKLDDSLHSFSEHISAELNLPIHSNTDIDLESQATSFDHYVPPCRLSDDIVSRNGTSGFMLISDENEVDLLSENFRIKAKLFDYLSGSSDIDHPLCEECSDYLIEILEQQLEATKKDYDNYCEYYKILQSERDEPKLVDLERELSELCEEEGRLLAELEAMKSEEEITIKTIVQQEEIAKRIMKEEDVYWKECVRHKQEWLDAEDEGQSLKCQLTSAENHLEKLKHTNVFNGAFHIWHQGHFGTINNFRLGTLPSVPVTWSEINTAWGQTVLLFCTLARKINLNFETHRPVPYGSHSYIEVIGENKKLPLYGSGGPKYLWDTKFDTAMAAFLGCLQQFTERVEELEKNDKVFKFPYRVMNGKIEDSDNVKYTLRATIISEEQWTKALKFMLTDLKWGIAFVASLFDNNGEEIPPQR, encoded by the exons ATGGCAGAGGATAAAGTTTATGTGTCTTTCACATGCCAGAGATGTTCCCAGAGCCTCAAGCTCGACGACTCGCTGCATTCGTTCAGCGAACACATCTCGGCAGAGCTGAATT taCCAATACATTCCAATACCGACATAGATCTAGAGTCGCAAGCTACCAGTTTCGACCACTACGTGCCTCCCTGCAGGCTGTCAGATGACATAGTTTCGAGGAACGGGACCAGTGGCTTTATGCTCATTTCCGACGAAAATGAGGTGGATCTTCTCAGTGAAAACTTTCGA ATCAAAGCGAAACTATTTGACTATCTCTCGGGGAGCTCGGACATTGACCATCCCTTGTGTGAGGAGTGCTCggattatttaattgaaattctaGAACAGCAGCTAGAGGCAACCAAGAAGGATTACGATAATTATTGCGAATATTACAAAAT CCTCCAGAGTGAAAGAGATGAACCTAAGTTGGTAGATCTTGAGAGGGAGTTGAGTGAATTGTGTGAGGAAGAGGGGAGGCTACTTGCTGAGCTGGAAGCAATGAAAAGTGAGGAAGAAATAACTATAAAAACCATTGTGCAGCAagaagaaattgcaaaaagaaTTATGAAGGAGGAGGATGTGTATTGGAAGGAGTGTGTGAGACATAAACAGGAGTGGTTGGATGCTGAAGACGAGGGACAAAG CCTGAAATGTCAGCTAACTTCTGCCGAAAATCACCTGGAGAAGCTCAAGCACACCAATGTCTTCAATGGGGCCTTTCATATCTGGCACCAAGGCCACTTTGGCACCATCAACAACTTCCGATTGGGCACTCTCCCCTCAGTACCAGTTACCTGGTCAGAAATCAACACTGCCTGGGGCCAGACAGTGCTCCTCTTTTGCACTTTAGCAAGGAAAATCAATCTCAATTTTGAAACGCATCGTCCAGTGCCTTATGGCAGCCACTCATACATTGAGGTCATTGGCGAGAATAAAAAACTTCCTCTATATGGTTCTGGGGGCCCTAAGTATCTCTGGGACACCAAATTTGATACTGCAATGGCTGCTTTCTTGGGGTGTTTGCAGCAGTTCACTGAGAGAGTTGAGGAGCttgagaaaaatgataaagTCTTTAAATTTCCTTATCGAGTCATGAATGGCAAGATCGAAGACTCGGacaatgtcaaatataccTTGAG GGCCACGATAATATCCGAGGAGCAGTGGACGAAAGCTCTGAAATTCATGCTGACAGACCTTAAGTGGGGCATCGCTTTTGTAGCCTCCCTGTTCGATAATAATGGGGAAGAAATTCCCCCGCAGCGCTAG
- the TfIIA-S gene encoding transcription initiation factor IIA subunit 2, with the protein MSYQLYRNTTLGHTLQESLDELLQYGQITPQLACKVLLQFDKSINQTLATRVKSRLTFKAGKLNTYRFCDNVWTFMLNDVEFREVQEITKIDKVKIVACDGKNVGEEGSSKK; encoded by the exons ATGTCGTATCAACTATACAGAAACACCACTCTAGGGCACACCCTCCAGGAGAGCTTAGATGAGCTCCTACAG TACGGGCAAATAACTCCCCAATTGGCCTGCAAGGTGCTTCTACAATTTGACAAATCCATCAACCAGACCCTAGCCACCCGAGTAAAGTCCAGATTGACTTTCAAGGCAGGGAAACTCAATACTTACAGGTTCTGCGATAATGTTTGGACCTTCATGCTGAACGATGTGGAGTTTCGCGAAGTGCAGGAGATCACCAAGATTGACAAAGTCAAGATTGTGGCTTGTGATGGAAAAA ATGTTGGAGAGGAGGGCTCTTCCAAGAAGTGA